A single Acidaminococcus sp. DNA region contains:
- the gltS gene encoding sodium/glutamate symporter → MTLALNSYQTMAVGIFLYYLGKYLKARIKPFRTYCIPNPVIGGLIFALLNLALHQSGIGVVKLDTAQQSFFMNMFFTSIGFTASIALLKKGGRDVLILTIICAILIICQDIIGTSLAKVFGLHPLLGLCAGSIPLVGGHGTSGAFGPLFESMGVARANTVAIAMATFGLIAGSLMGGPIATKLIRKYNLKSHEEEVVEVQEQASSMEEKAVIPMVPEKFMAATGEILLAMGVGTILANFFKSVGLVFPGYISSMIIAAIIRNLSDINKNIEVPLPEIQTVGDVGLNIFLSMALMSMRIWELFDIAGALSMIAVAQIVLMALFTYYVVFNAMGRNYDAAVEVSAVCGFGMGATPNAMANMSAVTSVFGPSTRAFFCVPLVGAMFIDFVNSSIIMVFVNIFK, encoded by the coding sequence ATGACACTTGCGTTAAATTCGTACCAAACAATGGCTGTAGGTATTTTCCTGTACTATCTCGGAAAATATTTAAAAGCACGTATCAAACCATTTCGGACTTATTGCATTCCTAACCCTGTTATTGGTGGTCTCATTTTTGCGTTGCTTAACCTCGCCCTGCATCAATCCGGCATCGGCGTGGTGAAGCTCGACACGGCTCAGCAAAGCTTTTTTATGAATATGTTCTTTACGAGCATCGGCTTTACGGCAAGTATTGCACTCCTGAAAAAAGGCGGGCGTGACGTATTGATTCTGACAATCATCTGTGCCATTCTGATTATTTGCCAGGATATCATCGGTACCTCTCTTGCCAAGGTATTCGGACTGCATCCGCTGCTTGGCTTGTGCGCCGGTTCTATTCCACTGGTCGGCGGTCATGGTACTTCCGGGGCTTTCGGACCTTTGTTTGAATCCATGGGTGTGGCCCGTGCCAACACGGTGGCTATTGCTATGGCAACGTTCGGCCTGATTGCCGGATCTCTCATGGGCGGGCCGATTGCTACGAAACTGATTCGTAAGTACAACCTGAAGAGTCACGAAGAAGAAGTCGTGGAAGTTCAGGAACAGGCTTCCAGTATGGAAGAAAAAGCCGTCATCCCGATGGTTCCGGAAAAATTCATGGCAGCTACCGGCGAAATCCTGCTGGCCATGGGTGTCGGAACAATTTTGGCTAACTTCTTTAAGAGTGTAGGTCTGGTATTCCCTGGGTACATCAGCTCCATGATTATTGCAGCAATTATTCGTAACCTCTCCGATATCAATAAAAACATCGAAGTACCGCTTCCTGAAATCCAGACTGTCGGTGACGTCGGGCTGAACATTTTCCTGTCCATGGCTCTCATGAGTATGAGAATTTGGGAACTGTTCGATATTGCCGGTGCCCTCTCCATGATTGCCGTAGCTCAGATTGTACTGATGGCTCTCTTCACGTACTACGTGGTCTTCAACGCCATGGGCCGCAACTACGATGCCGCCGTTGAAGTTTCCGCAGTCTGCGGTTTCGGTATGGGCGCTACGCCGAACGCTATGGCCAACATGAGTGCTGTTACGAGCGTGTTTGGTCCTTCTACCCGCGCATTTTTCTGTGTGCCACTGGTCGGGGCTATGTTCATCGATTTCGTAAACTCCAGTATCATCATGGTCTTCGTAAACATCTTCAAATAA
- a CDS encoding DNA internalization-related competence protein ComEC/Rec2, with product MTPLFGAGLFYALGIFAGIYLRIGLIYWILLLTLAAAALCFCFYVRKDRKMLIACFCLSFFFLGGIVPRLRESAPRQMRPYFGKKITVTGRIVPGSYMYDSDTRYAAFLLDTSHGKIRVNLLKAAAWSIPYGKVQVQGTLLEPSGFYNPGMPPPEAKAASAGIGGMIRTEGWLAKKIPSKLTLWERIHDWGMACRKPLRKAVPETDRAILEGMLFGGQQGMPPQTVRIFSECGLSHMLSVSGSHVALLLGIFFFLFKVGRMPKPLMAVLVCAGLIAYAVICGLRAPVCRAAMLGCGAAWGQVLRRRAGGTSFLGLAGLVLLTVNPYWILDLGMQLSFGAAAGLMLCRKPIAGRLCRFMPEKLAAAFSVTLSAQVLTMPILIRNFHLLSLTSLLANLLITPLLGLCLVGTMLGTVISLVSTAAGQIVLALVAQLSGAAMWGAEKLAAIPGGLWITGQPAFWALPCYGILLFLFFYPYFGPFTDRKYRQRILAAALLGLAAAFLWPHFRPQPFTVYFLDVGQGDCALVVTPERETILIDTGGLPGRFDTGERILVPVLRGLGFSHVDVLLLSHGHHDHAGGAAGVAACMPIKKILLPNEPPSPDVERLLRQLSYNDRSCSVETMRPHSTLHLNGAKLTVICAPRSEGIGEDGNESSAVVMVSTPKNRVLFTGDATSEIELQAAMEDIRCDVLKISHHGSGTSSEMAFLRKASPSLAVISVGRYNRFGHPHKEVLDRLNSLNVHVERTDCKGAVKIVFDTSTLAWYNYQRQAISS from the coding sequence ATGACGCCGCTTTTTGGAGCCGGTCTCTTTTATGCCTTGGGTATTTTTGCAGGGATTTATCTGCGTATTGGTCTTATTTATTGGATATTGCTTCTTACTTTGGCAGCGGCTGCTCTTTGCTTCTGCTTTTACGTCCGGAAGGACAGAAAAATGCTTATTGCCTGTTTTTGCCTTAGCTTTTTCTTTTTGGGAGGTATTGTTCCCCGGCTGCGTGAAAGTGCCCCTCGGCAAATGAGACCCTATTTCGGGAAGAAAATCACGGTCACCGGGCGTATTGTACCGGGCAGTTACATGTACGATTCCGATACGCGGTATGCCGCGTTTTTGCTTGACACATCGCATGGCAAAATTCGTGTCAATCTGCTTAAGGCAGCAGCCTGGAGCATACCTTACGGTAAAGTGCAGGTGCAGGGAACCTTGCTGGAACCTTCCGGTTTTTATAATCCGGGTATGCCTCCTCCCGAGGCAAAGGCGGCCTCCGCAGGCATCGGCGGTATGATCCGGACGGAGGGATGGCTGGCGAAAAAAATACCTTCAAAGCTTACGCTGTGGGAACGCATTCATGACTGGGGGATGGCTTGCCGCAAACCACTGCGAAAGGCTGTACCGGAAACAGACAGAGCAATTCTGGAAGGCATGCTCTTTGGCGGGCAGCAGGGAATGCCGCCCCAGACAGTACGAATTTTTTCCGAGTGCGGACTGTCCCATATGCTTTCCGTATCCGGGAGCCACGTGGCGCTCCTTCTCGGTATTTTCTTTTTCCTTTTTAAGGTTGGTAGAATGCCGAAACCTCTTATGGCTGTTCTTGTCTGCGCCGGACTGATTGCTTATGCCGTCATCTGCGGACTGCGGGCACCCGTATGCCGCGCAGCCATGCTGGGCTGCGGTGCGGCCTGGGGACAGGTGCTACGCCGCCGTGCCGGGGGTACGTCCTTTTTAGGACTGGCGGGCCTGGTTCTTCTTACGGTGAACCCTTACTGGATTCTTGACCTCGGGATGCAGCTTTCCTTTGGGGCGGCTGCCGGGCTCATGCTTTGTCGGAAGCCAATCGCCGGACGGCTTTGTCGCTTCATGCCGGAGAAACTGGCTGCTGCTTTTTCTGTAACGCTCTCGGCCCAGGTGCTGACAATGCCCATATTGATTCGGAATTTTCACCTGCTGTCCCTGACGTCTCTTCTGGCTAATCTCCTCATTACGCCGCTTCTGGGTCTTTGTCTTGTCGGAACAATGCTTGGCACGGTTATTTCTTTGGTGAGTACTGCTGCAGGACAGATTGTACTTGCTCTCGTGGCACAGCTTTCCGGCGCTGCCATGTGGGGCGCGGAAAAACTGGCCGCCATTCCCGGAGGCCTCTGGATAACGGGCCAGCCGGCTTTTTGGGCGCTGCCCTGTTATGGCATCCTGCTTTTTTTATTTTTCTATCCGTATTTCGGACCTTTTACTGACAGGAAGTACCGGCAGCGCATTCTTGCAGCGGCTCTTCTTGGGCTTGCCGCAGCTTTTCTCTGGCCTCATTTTCGTCCGCAGCCTTTTACCGTTTATTTCCTGGATGTGGGGCAGGGGGACTGTGCCCTTGTCGTAACGCCGGAACGAGAGACCATATTGATTGATACGGGCGGTCTGCCGGGACGTTTCGATACCGGTGAGAGAATCCTTGTTCCGGTACTGCGGGGACTGGGATTTTCCCATGTCGACGTACTGCTCTTAAGTCACGGTCATCACGATCATGCCGGAGGGGCTGCCGGTGTGGCAGCCTGTATGCCCATTAAAAAAATACTGCTCCCCAATGAACCGCCGAGCCCTGATGTAGAGAGGCTGCTCCGTCAGCTTTCTTACAATGATAGGTCTTGTTCCGTAGAGACTATGCGGCCGCACAGTACTCTGCATCTTAACGGAGCGAAACTTACAGTCATCTGTGCCCCGCGCAGCGAAGGAATAGGCGAGGACGGCAACGAAAGCTCCGCTGTCGTCATGGTCAGCACCCCAAAAAATAGAGTACTTTTTACGGGGGACGCGACAAGTGAAATCGAATTACAGGCAGCTATGGAGGATATTCGTTGTGATGTGCTGAAAATTTCTCACCATGGATCAGGGACCTCTTCAGAAATGGCTTTTCTTCGAAAAGCAAGCCCCTCTCTGGCTGTCATTTCCGTTGGCAGATATAATCGTTTCGGGCATCCTCATAAGGAGGTGCTGGACCGATTAAATAGCTTAAATGTCCACGTGGAAAGGACAGATTGTAAAGGAGCCGTAAAAATAGTCTTTGACACGAGTACTTTAGCATGGTATAATTATCAACGGCAAGCTATTTCTTCTTAG
- a CDS encoding ComEA family DNA-binding protein produces the protein MNLWEKKKWIAAAIITIFCVGVSFWISQPTPTEEGTLKTVDAALSPKKTKENAGLCVYVSGAVAAPGIYYIPPGERFSYAIQKAGGFTEDADRNRVNLARKCKDGSHVNVPFVKASKRNKTKNTRSSRTAAVSPADTSGEMPARETAVQETAQQGIINVNTADETELTRLPGVGPALARRIVEARQQRTFQSLDDLLEVKGIGPATLSRFRGRAGV, from the coding sequence ATGAATTTATGGGAAAAGAAAAAATGGATTGCCGCTGCGATTATCACGATTTTCTGTGTTGGTGTCAGTTTTTGGATTTCACAGCCGACACCGACAGAAGAGGGTACCCTTAAGACCGTGGATGCGGCTCTGTCACCGAAGAAAACAAAAGAAAACGCCGGATTATGTGTCTATGTGAGCGGAGCCGTAGCGGCACCGGGTATCTACTATATTCCGCCGGGAGAACGTTTTTCCTATGCTATCCAGAAGGCAGGCGGTTTTACGGAAGACGCTGACAGGAACCGGGTCAACCTGGCTCGCAAGTGCAAAGACGGAAGCCATGTCAATGTTCCGTTTGTCAAAGCTTCAAAACGCAACAAAACGAAAAACACACGAAGCAGCCGGACTGCCGCAGTAAGTCCTGCTGACACATCGGGTGAAATGCCTGCCCGGGAAACTGCGGTACAGGAGACTGCGCAGCAGGGTATCATCAATGTCAACACGGCGGATGAAACAGAACTGACTCGGCTGCCCGGTGTCGGACCGGCCCTGGCCCGCAGAATCGTGGAGGCTCGTCAGCAGCGTACATTCCAAAGTCTGGATGATCTGCTGGAAGTAAAGGGCATCGGTCCTGCTACGCTGAGCCGTTTTCGCGGCCGTGCCGGAGTGTGA
- the holA gene encoding DNA polymerase III subunit delta yields the protein MNITAEQFLKELHKKTPCPHVVVAWGDEEYYKKAIETAMKEKILAEHEGEELNSWPFQGAFNVTDLREAVNSSSFFGGLNWIVIDSPKILEKKKAEIKTDKEAPHKRSSKELQEFVSLLTDVPAYSYVLCQCAKLDKRSAFYKNMSKTAVTVECASLKSYRLRPWLAEQADRYGARFDAQAQDLIEQYAALSGDVPLLFLQQEIGKIALYAGKRKIWTADDVNQMFSQLPEISNFALSNAVGKRNLPQVLEALTVQQKKVRSHGRALFPLSVGLVYNEVKRLLQVREMMSQGARQDTIASRLKLNPYVAKLAIEDTRRYQPEALEKWLVDLAHMQMDSRKNGRDWERLEEILICLVGKS from the coding sequence ATGAATATCACAGCAGAACAATTCTTAAAAGAACTGCATAAAAAAACTCCCTGTCCACATGTCGTGGTGGCCTGGGGGGATGAGGAATATTACAAAAAAGCCATCGAAACAGCGATGAAGGAGAAGATTCTCGCCGAACACGAAGGCGAGGAACTGAATTCGTGGCCATTTCAGGGGGCTTTTAATGTAACGGACTTACGGGAGGCAGTCAATTCCTCTTCTTTTTTTGGCGGTTTGAACTGGATTGTGATAGATAGTCCAAAAATTTTAGAGAAGAAAAAGGCTGAGATCAAGACGGATAAGGAGGCGCCTCATAAGCGCAGCTCCAAAGAACTACAGGAATTCGTCTCTCTTTTGACGGATGTGCCGGCCTATTCTTACGTCCTTTGTCAGTGTGCCAAACTGGATAAGCGGTCTGCTTTCTACAAAAACATGAGCAAAACCGCAGTGACGGTTGAGTGCGCCTCACTCAAATCGTACCGCCTTCGCCCGTGGCTTGCGGAGCAGGCTGACCGCTATGGAGCCCGGTTTGACGCCCAGGCACAGGACCTCATAGAACAGTATGCTGCACTTTCCGGTGACGTGCCTCTCCTTTTTCTGCAGCAGGAAATTGGGAAGATAGCCCTGTATGCAGGAAAACGTAAAATCTGGACAGCTGACGATGTCAATCAGATGTTCTCGCAGCTTCCTGAGATTTCTAATTTTGCCCTGAGCAACGCGGTGGGTAAGAGAAATCTGCCTCAGGTGCTGGAAGCATTGACGGTACAGCAGAAAAAAGTGCGGAGTCACGGCAGAGCGCTTTTCCCACTGAGTGTAGGTCTAGTCTACAACGAAGTGAAGCGGCTGCTTCAAGTGAGGGAAATGATGAGCCAGGGAGCCCGGCAGGATACGATTGCTTCGCGTCTTAAACTGAACCCTTACGTAGCAAAACTTGCTATTGAAGACACGCGGCGGTATCAGCCGGAGGCATTGGAAAAGTGGCTGGTGGATCTTGCTCATATGCAGATGGATTCCCGGAAGAACGGAAGAGACTGGGAACGCCTGGAGGAGATTCTCATCTGTCTTGTAGGAAAATCTTAA